CCGCTCCTTGGGTCGTGATTCATCATACGGCCGGATCCAGCTGTACGACGGATGCCGCTTGTGCCCAGCAGATGCGTAACATCCAGAACCATCACATGAACAACAACGGATGGGCCGACATCGGGTACAATTGGTGCGTCGGAGAGAATGGAGCCGCCTACGAAGGACGCGGTTGGGGTCGTCAGGGTGCCCACGCTCCAGGATACAACCATCAGTCGATGGGAATTTGCGTGATCGGAACGTTCACCAACAACATCCCGAACCAGGCCGCCCGTACTGCCACTCAAAGGCTGATTTCGTGCGGAGTCAGCAACAATCACATCTCCGGTAGTTACTGGTTGATCGGACATCGTCAGGCCGTGGCCACCGCCTGCCCcggaaatgcattcttcaatgAGATCCGCAACTGGCCGCGCTTCAATCCGA
This genomic window from Malaya genurostris strain Urasoe2022 chromosome 1, Malgen_1.1, whole genome shotgun sequence contains:
- the LOC131426210 gene encoding peptidoglycan-recognition protein SC2-like, with product MKSLAVLAIALATLSAVSAQCPRIINRAGWGARAANTAVLPNRPAPWVVIHHTAGSSCTTDAACAQQMRNIQNHHMNNNGWADIGYNWCVGENGAAYEGRGWGRQGAHAPGYNHQSMGICVIGTFTNNIPNQAARTATQRLISCGVSNNHISGSYWLIGHRQAVATACPGNAFFNEIRNWPRFNPNP